The Bactrocera dorsalis isolate Fly_Bdor unplaced genomic scaffold, ASM2337382v1 BdCtg498, whole genome shotgun sequence genome includes the window ATAACATAAAATTCCCCTTTTTGCCCTTCTCAATCACCTCTTCCACAGAACGATAATAATAACGCTTGCTTTTGTCTTGACGTGTGTCACCGCTCTTTTTCCATTTATTAAGCTTCTCTTTGAACTCTTTTGCTTCGCGCACGTCTTCATCTTCTTTTACCACaggctataaaaataaataatataaatataatgccGAATTCTTATTTATCAAGACACAAAAACCACGCTCACCCCTTTACCACCCACACTGGCTGCCGCCTCTGGTCCGTACGCGCCGATTGCACCACGTCCTTTACGCACATGTGCCTGCACCGGTTGTGATATGCCCTGCAGATCTTTGCCCAAACCTTTACCCGGTTTATAGCCCATTTGCAGCAGCAATTTAGCGCCAATACCGCGTGTATGCTGCTCCCAAGCGCCAACATTTGGATTTCCCATTTGTCGCGCATTATTACTACGCTGTTGTCTGCCAACTTCAGCGCGCTGCTTTTGTGAGCGTTCATCATCATCCGAAGTAGTTGCTGAATCACTGGTATCACCATCAGCAGCCTCTACTTGTTTTGGCTTGCGCCCGAAAGCAGGACGCGCATTTGCTTCATCACTTTCCTCATCGGTTATTTGCTGTTCAGCAGAATCTTtcacaggttttttattttttttacccgCTTGTTGTATGCCACCGGCAACAAAACTAACTGGTGCTGTGTAATCTTTTGATTTGCtaccaccgccgccgccaccaaGACCGGCACGGCCACGTCGTCCACGACGGCTGGACTCTTCTGCGCTATCATTGTCACTGTCATCGGCCCAAATGCCTAAAaggtgattatttttttataaagtagttttttaaacttttaaatcaaaacactctaaataattttaccataaatttgttgatttttcgaCAGATTCCGCCGACGGCCGGGATTGAACTCATTGTCCAAATCGTAATCTGTTATTTCAAAGCGCTCGTATTCATTATCCGACATGGCGCTggtagtttaatttttttgttttattttttaaagaagttgACCGcagtttttaaaagaaaacctgAAAAACAATTAGACGTCAAACAAATGTGAAATCGGAGATTTGTTACTGAAACAGCTGATCGTTGCATTTGCAACAGTGTCTGTCAAACTGTTGGTCATAAGGGTTGCTgtgttacttaaaaaaaaaatatttactaataatTATTTAGGATCATAGTTTGAGAcctcaatattttcattttttacgtacttaaaaattaaaacctgatttttaatcccaaacaaggaataaatattttaaaaactaaagtaTTTACatgcttttttgatattttattcaaaataaaagtatttttgaaattataaactGGAAGAAGGGGgataaaaaagagaaagagtATAAGTATGTCTGAAATTTATGTTCTTTTCAAAAgatcacaaaataaatttaaaacaatttttcttttttcattataaaccaggaatgattttttttcataattttttatttttatatcccgTTTTTGTGGTTATATGTTTTTTCTTGGGAGTCAATCTTGTACTTGATGTTAAAAAGTAAATCTAAATTGTTTGCAATCCCGTATGTGGTAGAATTTAGAAAAGCTAAgctaaaaatcacaaaataaatgtttagcaGGGTtcacaaattgcaaaaaattatcttaataaaatttacggaattattaaagaaaaatttaaatcaattgttAGTTCAACATTGATTATaagcttttcttttttacttagtttcttaatttgtttttgttaaattgtattttctttaaaaaattatcaagaattttttttattaaatttttttattaatatttataaaaaacgttTGCTGCTTCAAAGTCGAACtcagtttatatttatttattaaatattttttaacctcAAAAACTTTCCTCTGCTGCTTATTTACCTGCATACTCCCATCTGTTTCACATTATATACCCCAAACCGTGTATGTTTTTATCGCATATGCTATaaagtaattacaataaataagcaattaagtgtattaaaaataataatatgaatttgttattgtatttaaacagaaatattttttttcctcttCTTTGCCATTTACATCCATCCATGCTCACAACCACCACTCAACCACTTGAATCGCACATGCGCTCTTCTTATTCCGGTCTCATACAACCCTGTTTGTGCGATGAATGCAATTCTTTGCCGTTTCTGTTTTGTCTTCATTCGGTGTTTGACGTGAGCGCACGAgttgttgcaatttttggcGAATAGCGGAAGATACGGTTCTTTTACAAATCCATTGCACAAAATAATGTGTAATATTCCGGCaactaaaataaagttttaaaattaattacataaattatCAGAGCACcttgtttattaatataaaaagtttttattgttgtgttaAAAACAAAGTGTCGAGTGACAAGACATTCAGTTAAACTTCTCCAAATATTCTTGTAAGAAACGCGTGCTGCTTCATAGTCGAACGTAAACGGCGCAACTTGAAATCGAAAGGTGTTGTATACATTTGTGCGTGTGCTTATGTGCTGACAGAAGAAAGATAGGAAGGAGa containing:
- the LOC105221835 gene encoding septin-interacting protein 1 → MSDNEYERFEITDYDLDNEFNPGRRRNLSKNQQIYGIWADDSDNDSAEESSRRGRRGRAGLGGGGGGSKSKDYTAPVSFVAGGIQQAGKKNKKPVKDSAEQQITDEESDEANARPAFGRKPKQVEAADGDTSDSATTSDDDERSQKQRAEVGRQQRSNNARQMGNPNVGAWEQHTRGIGAKLLLQMGYKPGKGLGKDLQGISQPVQAHVRKGRGAIGAYGPEAAASVGGKGPVVKEDEDVREAKEFKEKLNKWKKSGDTRQDKSKRYYYRSVEEVIEKGKKGNFMLSEKISKKIGNVPVIDMTGPEKRVLSGYHALGQAKIADEELYDLEQAVASSSITAKKGSTFALPELMHNLQLIVNMCEQDIIALDKAEREATDRQEALEHERKNLDEIVHLEKNHIDTLEQAL